AGTAACAGATTTTGCAGCGGCACCAGCAATAGCACCTGCAGCAAACAATGCAGCTTCTCTAGGAATCAAAGCAACCATGGCCAAAGGGTGCTTTAAAAGCTGAGTTGTTGTAGGATGAAATCCTTTAAAGGCTTTTTCATCCAAATTCTCCGATAACGAAATACAACCAAAATTACACCCAATTTCTTTAGAAAAACTAGCAGAACCGACAAATTTGTTCTTCCATGGTTGTGATGGGTAAGATTGACTACTGGTGTTGGACAATTCAAGAGCCGGAATGTCCATGGATACCAAAACGGGTCGGTTCTTCCTCATGGTAGATACAGAGGAATGAAGCTTTTTCTTCCTCTGTTGTCAACAAGATAAGAGGGGTTTTAGAAAGGAAACTTTgggtttatttttgtttctatatatatatatattacttgcTTCATTTGCTTTTAattgtctctcattttttttcttacagtcaaattataaaagctaaaatgtattttttcttttaaaaatttacaatgaatattcatatttttcgtttagttttttaatatctaaatttcttatttaaaatattaaagaaatataatctaatttaactttaaaaattgatcaaattcgAATTGATTCAACTTTAAACGTTATCATCATCTCAAGCCTAATACTTAAATTTTAGTCTAACTATTAAAACCCTAAAGACCAAGtccatcaaaatataatattttatttgttatctaCCCTACGTCACATTAAATAGTTATATTTTCTCTTAGTTGAATCACTTTATTCGTGTAATGATAACTCAAGTTAACTGTtttgtttaatttgatttgattttagaaaatttaaaaacgtaataaattaatttgattttgatttgaacCAATAATCGATCCAAATCGAACCATATACATCCAACTAGTACCCACATATTACTAATTAGCTACCAAACAACctcttaattttttgaaaaaaataatcaaacaaattaaaatacaagTTATTTGTGCTATCTTCAACATGCAAATATGAAGTGTGTTTATGATTGAGGCAAATGAAAatttactaaactaagaattaaaaattcaaagaaaactAAGTCGATCCTGAATAAGAATCTTCCAACTCATCccaaaactatattttatttacatttattaattaaaataaataaatgattctAGGTAAAGTGAGTATTTATTCATCAAATGTGCAATAAAGTTGTTTATTCTTGTTACATAGTGAGTGCCCACTATATTCAAGCTCATAGATCTTTCAAgatcaaatcatttttaaaaaaataattataaacgTGTCTGTCTCTTCActtatttataacaaaaaaaatttgggaTCAATGAGTGAGAaaagatttgattttgtaatttttttatgttattttttataagagattttgaattttactcattaaaaattgaatttgacattttttttatttaatttgtgatTGGTTATAAGAGAGTATTTCTTCTCAATCGAGAGGAGGTGTTGGGACATATACTATTGACAATATGTTTAAATATAGTATTTATtatagaataattatttatttagttttaatagATCTTATATTCAATTAGCATGCCTAACATCAACTTATTCTAGTCGAGTGCCTTGCGGCGCCTTTAACGATGAGAGAAGACTATATCGAAGAGAATAACTCAAGGGCACTGGCTACTCCATCAACTCAATTTTGTTGCGTAAGTGAGGATGTCAGTCATCAtagtttgaacttgaaatttttcataGGCTCATCTCGTCGATTGGCATTTCGATCCTGGTCATTCATAGATAGTCGACATATAAAAGGAAGAAACCTAACTCAGTTCAAGTTGGACACATGAATTGTGGAAATTCCGACTCCATCATTCAGGTTAATTGCAAGGATTTTATAGTCTTCGAGAGTTGCATCATATGCCAATCCATTGGACATTAAAGCTGAACAATTGTACGTGACATAAATCTATAAATAAACTCTCaatatttataacaataattatatcgtgtaaaatttgaattgaaccgcaaacatatacatacattaatggaaatattcatttattcttttgaaaaaactgtaaataaaagtaaaactcTTACAACCAGTTGCTATTACAAGGAACTCTCAGCAACTATGgaataaacacatatataaacaccattgacttatatatgatcataattcaatcatacCATTTAGTAACacacaaaattgaaataatacaTTCAACTCTTATAATGATATGATTCAATTAAACCCAATTATATTCCCaatcaaagaataaaatatgCATCCATTTTTTGATTAGGATGATCATCAAACTCTCATGATTCCTTCACTTGATGAGCCCAAATTGACACCATTTGGTTGctctatacaaaaacagaaaaaataaattagtgatatattttttttggcgATGTTTAATTACTCTCGAACTATAATGAAATTATCagttatatattttctattgttCCTTCgattatttaaattatagtaGGTTAAATTGCACCATAAGTATAGTAAAATTAGACGGAGAGCTTACTTTGTGGTATGTTGGATACGAAAAAACATGCACCAATGACAATGTAACAAAGCAAGAGGACTAATCCTTTAATATAGTGAGATGTTCCATCCtgcaatattaattaattgtaagTATCGATTAAATCTATATTCACgttaaatatgataaaattttgtattcacGTCAAGAATATTATTTCAAGGGGGTAAAGCATTCTCAAATCGATTTAATACGAAGAGTCACTCGAATACTATTTTCATTACGATTTTTATTAATTCTAAAATGCTCtatgttaaaatatatattgtgaCCTAAAATTACCTGTAGAGTGAAAGCTGTGACAATTATTGCCAAAGCAAGGGAGCCTGTCTCAAGAAGACTAAAATCAAGATCCATTCTCACACCAATAATCCATGATACAATCACACACAAGGGAAcctgaataattaaaaaaaaaaaagataattactatcagtttaaaaaaatgaaaaatataacaattacttaatttaaaacaaatagaaatgaagaaacatattacattgtattaaaaaaaaaagtaaattactATCGGTATATAATTTAACATGTTGTAACAAGTAATCTGTCTTATTTATCATGTGTTGCAATTACAAATTAGCTATTTTCTATTTACTCAATATTTGAGTATATATTTAAATGAATGTATACATGACGTATAAAAATTAAACTCGAAATAACTTGAGTAAGTTACTTACCACAAACATGGCAATTTGTGTTGCTGAACCTAAGGCAACTCCCAAAGAAATGTCCTGCAttatccaaaattaaaaatccCTTTACTATAAGttctcttattattattataaaaaaaaaataaaaatttgctGATTTAATTATTAGAAATTGTACATACCAACTTGTTCTTGAAAGCAAAAATTATAGCCCCAGCATGTTCAGCAGCATTTCCAACAATTGGTAATAAAATAACACTGATGAAACTCACTGAAATTCCCCAAGAATTTGATGCTgcctatttaatttaaattttaaaaaaaaattgtcaagactttatttaattaaaaaaaaaatccctcctattttacatatatttaaaaattatatatataaaaagaaaaaaactgaCCTCAATGGTACCAACAACATATTCAGATAATAGAGCAATAAGAATAGTCATTCCAACCAACCATGCAAATGCACTCCAAAAACTAAGCACTGCTTCTTCATCTTCCATATCATCACCTTCATTTTCTTCCTGATTAATTTCGAAAGAATTTAGCTTATATACTTtgatatgattataaatatttttttatcagaaTCGTTAAATCACACGATTCCTAATTAAGATATAAGTATCAGAGGGactcataaatttttaaaaaatcattatggaaatgaaaaaaattacttctttttttttaaatttcacaatAAAACATGATGGACACTTACTGCTTGTGCGTCAAAAAGTTGTCGGTGAGTCCACAATTGGAACACAAGATAACCAAAATAAGCAAGAAGCATAACAATGCAGCTAACTCTTGATAGATTCAATGTTGCTTGTGCTGTTATTGCTGCTGATTCTCCAACTCCAGCATAACGAAACATCAAAGGCAACACATGACATAATAGTCCCAATAATAAAAGTAGAGAGTTCACATCTGCTTGTTTCTGTTTTAATCACACAAAAAATCAAACGTCTCAATTTACAATTTACGTGACACAGTTGAAATTTCACtatgttataaaataaataactaaattactTACTCTATCATATTTTTGTTCCTTTGATATATTTGCAATACCACCACAAAAGAGTGAAGTGCCAAGAACCAAAAGAAGATTCGAAAGAAtagatcccaagagtgaatattTTACAACATCCACTTTATGTTCGATTAAAGCAAATATTGCTATTATAAGTTCAGTGGCATTTCCACATGTTGCATTTAGGAGCCCTCCAACTGATTAATACAACAAATTAAACAAACAATAAttagaatcttttttttttaaaaaaaacaaactaattTATATGTCAAGTAACATTAAACTAGCTAGAGGTTGTTGTTGTATTGTTTATTGATTCGAAAAAAACAAAGGAATCTCCTATACTCGATATTCTTCGTCGAAAAAttctaatatattaataaaatattatattgaatatttttctaCTGATATTAATTTATTTCCTAACGTTAGTTGTGGATCTTTACTTTTATGttagtattttattatatacaGAAAAGGTAACTTATTTCTGTATTgtggattaaaaaaaaagccAAGACAAgattaaaaactaaataaatggGGAAGTACCTGTTGGACCAGTAAAAAAAGCTATTTGCCTACAAttcaaatcaatcaaaaatGTTAATAATAGGTGATTTAGtaataatcaattcaaatcgactcataaataattttaataatcaaattataccatacaaaaaacaatttaaCTTACTCTGTCAAAAAGCTGACACGTTCAGCCAATGGAGTAAGTCCAAGTAAACTCAATCCAAAAACCCATGACTGAtataattatagaaaaataaaatgtcagtattataaaataaattaatcaagaaatcacaaaaaaatattctcaGATTCCCATCTTTCAACGGATCTTTTAGttattcaaaaaaagaaaaagaaaacaaattatgttgttaaataaaataacacttttaaattatattatgtattcaattaaTGCATGGCGGGATTCATTCAAATTTCCATCACGTAGTATATAATAGaagatttaaattaatttatatgcaTAGAAAGTAAACGTTGAGTTGAatccctttaattttttttgtataatatttctttattagtttGAGCTTACTTAGTGGAAAATTTTTTACTCCACTATTTCTCCTCACGCGTGTATCTGATTCGTTTTAAAATTAACCTAAACGCataaatattcatttcattttattcaaaaCAACCTCCTGTCCACTCTAATACCATATTAAATTGTGCAACCATCGAAATAATCACACAATTGAATGTAAATTAAAGAGAACTTACTCTTCCAAAGTTTTTGTAATGAGCAATAATGGCAATAGGTATGGCAATGAAGAGCACAAAAAGCTTAGTTCCCAAAATGACCTCTTGAATATTAGCAAGAACATCTCTAACAATGGCACAAGGTACTTTCCTTACAAGGGTTAGATCAGACTTTTTCCTAAGAGACGAAGACGATACGTTGTGAGCCGTTCGTCCATGGCTACGACCATGCCCATGTCTCATCTCTTTGCTTAAAGGCTTAATATTTCCATTTTCTAACAGCCATGTTTCTGCTGCTGGTGATGATGAAGCCATTCTTTtgttttgtcctttttttttttggaaaataacttattttggTTTTATATTGAGATAACTCTCATCTTGTATGAATATGGGGATGGCATAGGATATATATAGTAATTTGTCACATGCAAGAAATTTCCAAGAAGTTTCATATTTTGTTTCTCATTTGTAAggtatttgatattttataatattgaggctcgattaaatttgaattcagATCGGAAAATTTTATATAGAAAGAGCTTTAATTTCTAGAAATGGAAATTTTAGTAACTCATTTGATTAGTTATCTAAACTTTCACCTTTTGTGTGTTTAAGTATAGTAAAAGTTCAACATCGGTGGTGTTGGATTTTGCTAATCTGAATACAGGATATAACagatggttaatgagatggatAGACTCTTTATAAGGCTCGGACCATCTTCATctctttgagctagcttttagaATGTAACTTAGACACATGATCCAAAGTAACGAGATGGTAAAACATTATAGTTATATTACCATTTATGAAACTTTTAAATATTGGGATGTATTTGAGCCTTTtgaattatttaggggtatgaTTCATGTTGTTTTACatcatatatgtataatttaatttgatagttTAGAGTAAGTTTAAATCTTTTGTTTGTCTACGTCGTTTTAGTGTGACACTTGTCATATCAATCTGGATAGTTATTTGTGGAGGGacgtattttaaaataaagataacaataaaaaatttagaccAAAAGGTTCACGAAgggaaaatattaaatgaatcaaatactttagaaataaattaaattgaaacattttctcatttatatatatatatatatatatatatagagagagagagagagagaggtggaaaaaaaaatagttgttgAAGGTGTTTTGATTAAGTTAAATAAGAACTCTTAAagagtttttgttattataaaatatattagtaaAGCCTTCCTCCAAGTGTTTAAATCAACCAATGTAACTAtcatagttaattaattaaataaagtacaaatatacattaattaattatgatttagtaaTAATTCGGTATATCTCAACCTAtgtcatatatttattaatttagtgtGTAAGCACTTAGAATGAGTAAATGTTtaccccaaaaataaaaataacattttgagACCCTGAAATNGAAATCGTTTATAACATATTTGTCGATGCGAGAGATCAC
The nucleotide sequence above comes from Solanum pennellii chromosome 9, SPENNV200. Encoded proteins:
- the LOC107031321 gene encoding vacuolar cation/proton exchanger 3, coding for MASSSPAAETWLLENGNIKPLSKEMRHGHGRSHGRTAHNVSSSSLRKKSDLTLVRKVPCAIVRDVLANIQEVILGTKLFVLFIAIPIAIIAHYKNFGRSWVFGLSLLGLTPLAERVSFLTEQIAFFTGPTVGGLLNATCGNATELIIAIFALIEHKVDVVKYSLLGSILSNLLLVLGTSLFCGGIANISKEQKYDRKQADVNSLLLLLGLLCHVLPLMFRYAGVGESAAITAQATLNLSRVSCIVMLLAYFGYLVFQLWTHRQLFDAQAEENEGDDMEDEEAVLSFWSAFAWLVGMTILIALLSEYVVGTIEAASNSWGISVSFISVILLPIVGNAAEHAGAIIFAFKNKLDISLGVALGSATQIAMFVVPLCVIVSWIIGVRMDLDFSLLETGSLALAIIVTAFTLQDGTSHYIKGLVLLLCYIVIGACFFVSNIPQKQPNGVNLGSSSEGIMRV